The following are from one region of the Trichoplusia ni isolate ovarian cell line Hi5 chromosome 1, tn1, whole genome shotgun sequence genome:
- the LOC113500308 gene encoding calmodulin-like, producing MSVFDFLNPLAKLSPRFTEEKLEEIVQWFDENAKPLLIIDEGEPTNVITIEQFMSFLELKKFHRRNFRYPSYLEIMNEAEKLKAGVTRMLTRDQFIYILNTWVIEAEIKHELLLAFEVFDTEERHYLEVEEIKELVMGYGDPFTEAEAREILRDANVRGDGIVYYKDFIESIFSLAPELYNIKVDYLYQNPDEDPSVPPEPVVEPPPPPPPPPPPPPPPPPPPPPPAKGGKKKK from the exons atgtctgttttCGATTTTTTGAACCCTTTGGCAAAATTGTCACCGCGTTTTACAGAAGAGAAGCTTGAGGAAATAGTGCAATGGTTTGATGAAAACGCAAAACCTTTGTTAATAATTGACGAAGGAGAACCCACTAATGTAATAACGATCGAACAATTTATGAGCTTTTTGGAATTAAAGAA ATTCCATAGAAGAAATTTTAGATACCCTAGCTATTTGGAAATTATGAACGAAgcagaaaaattaaaagcagGTGTTACAAGAATGTTAACAAGAGACcagtttatatatatattaaatacatgGGTCATAGAAGCTGAAATTAAACATGAACTTTTACTTGCCTTTGAA GTTTTTGACACAGAAGAAAGACACTATTTAGAAGTTGAAGAAATTAAAGAACTAGTGATGGGATATGGCGACCCTTTTACAGAAGCTGAAGCTCGTGAAATTTTGCGCGATGCTAATGTTCGAGGTGATGGAATAGTATACTACAAGGACTTTATCGAAAGCATATTTAGTCTTGCTCCTGAATTATACAACATCAAg gtagattatttgtatcaaaatccTGATGAAGATCCTTCGGTGCCCCCTGAGCCCGTTGTTGAGCCACCTCCTCCTCCTCCACCGCCGCCACCACCACCTCCGCCACCGCCTcctccaccaccaccaccagCCAAAGGGggtaaaaagaaaaagtga